A genomic stretch from Arachis stenosperma cultivar V10309 chromosome 3, arast.V10309.gnm1.PFL2, whole genome shotgun sequence includes:
- the LOC130968282 gene encoding U-box domain-containing protein 6-like, translating to MDVAEYEEKQFSASDAKLHGQMCKALSLIYCKILSVFPSLEAARPRSKSGIQALCSLHMAIEKTKHILQHCTECSKLYLAITADSILLKFERAKCSLKDGLKRVEDIVPQSIGCQIQEIVNELASVSFALDPSEKKIGDDLIALLQQGRKFNDSNDSNELESFHQAASRLGITSSRAALAERRALKKVIERARAEEDKRKESIVAYLLHLMKKYSKLFRNEFSDDNDSQGSAPCSPTVQGSIEDGVPGVHCQAFDRQFSKLGSFCFKPNDMKSEHMPLPPEELRCPISLQLMYDPVIIASGQTYERLCIEKWFSDGHSTCPKTQQKLTHLCLTPNYCVKGLVASWCEQNGVNIPEGPPESLDLNYWRLAFNESESTNSRSANSVSSCKLKGIKVVPLEERGTFEEIGRNRAESVSTQEEDIAQYSSLLEILTEANSLKRKCKVVERLRLLLKDDEEARIFMGANGFVEVLLRFLQSAVREGNLMAQEHGAMALFNLAVNNDRNKEIMLAAGVLSLLEEMVSNTPSYGCATALYVNLSSLEEAKRLIGMSQAVQFLIELLQADTDIQCKQDSLHALYNLSTVTSNIPYLLSSGIVGGLQILLVDQGDCSWIEKCIAILINLASSQDGMEEILSTPGIIGALASILDTGELLEQEQAVSCLLLLCNRSEKCCEMVLQEGVIPALVSISVNGNPRGRDKAQKLLMLFREQRQRDHPPVQADAHHCPPETNDLSMPPSEMKPQCKSMSRSKTGKAFSFFWKSKSFSVYQC from the exons ATGGATGTAGCTGAGTATGAGGAAAAACAGTTTTCAGCAAGTGATGCCAAG TTACATGGACAGATGTGCAAGGCGCTTTCTCTGATATATTGCAAAATATTGTCGGTATTTCCTTCCTTGGAAGCAGCTCGGCCTAGGAGCAAATCTGGAATTCAAGCATTATGTTCTCTGCACATGGCCATAGAGAAGACTAAACACATTCTTCAGCACTGCACAGAATGTAGTAAACTTTACCTG GCTATAACTGCAGATTCTATTCTTCTAAAATTTGAGAGGGCTAAATGTTCTCTCAAAGATGGTCTTAAACGGGTGGAAGATATTGTTCCACAATCTATTGGGTGTCAG ATTCAGGAGATTGTCAATGAACTTGCAAGTGTGTCATTTGCACTTGATCCATCAGAGAAGAAAATTGGTGATGATTTAATTGCATTGCTTCAGCAGGGAAGAAAGTTTAATGACTCTAATGACAGCAATGAACTTGAATCTTTTCATCAGGCTGCTAGCAGGCTTGGAATTACATCTTCTAGAGCAGCTCTTGCTGAAAGAAGAGCTCTCAAGAAGGTCATAGAAAGGGCTCGGGCAGAGGAAGACAAGCGGAAGGAATCAATTGTTGCTTATCTTTTGCATCTTATGAAGAAATACTCAAAATTATTTAGAAATGAGTTCTCAGATGACAATGATTCTCAGGGTTCTGCACCTTGTTCTCCCACTGTTCAGGGATCCATTGAGGATGGTGTTCCCGGTGTTCATTGTCAGGCCTTTGACAGACAGTTTTCTAAACTTGGTTCCTTTTGTTTTAAGCCAAATGATATGAAATCAGAGCACATGCCCCTTCCCCCTGAAGAGCTAAGGTGCCCAATATCTTTGCAACTTATGTACGATCCTGTAATCATTGCTTCTGGGCAAACTTACGAAAGGTTATGTATAGAAAAATGGTTTAGTGATGGCCACAGCACTTGCCCAAAGACCCAACAGAAGCTCACACATCTCTGTTTGACTCCTAATTACTGTGTGAAAGGTCTTGTTGCTAGTTGGTGTGAACAGAATGGAGTTAATATTCCCGAAGGCCCTCCTGAATCTCTTGATCTTAATTACTGGAGATTGGCATTCAATGAGTCTGAATCCACAAATTCAAGATCTGCAAACAGTGTCAGCTCTTGCAAGTTGAAGGGTATTAAAGTGGTTCCATTAGAAGAAAGGGGTACCTTTGAGGAAATTGGGCGAAATAGGGCTGAAAGTGTGTCTACACAAGAGGAAGATATTGCTCAGTACTCAAGCCTTCTGGAAATCTTGACCGAGGCTAATAGTTTGAAGAGGAAATGTAAAGTGGTTGAACGATTAAGGCTGTTGCTGAAGGATGATGAAGAAGCAAGGATTTTTATGGGGGCTAATGGCTTCGTTGAAGTACTTTTGCGGTTTTTACAATCAGCTGTGCGTGAAGGAAATTTGATGGCTCAGGAGCATGGAGCAATGGCTCTTTTCAACCTGGCTGTAAATAATGACAG AAATAAGGAAATCATGTTGGCGGCAGGAGTATTATCATTGTTGGAGGAAATGGTTTCAAATACTCCTTCGTATGGTTGTGCAACTGCCTTATACGTGAATCTATCTTCCCTTGAAGAGGCCAAGCGTTTGATTGGTATGAGTCAGGCTGTTCAGTTCTTAATCGAGCTTCTTCAAGCTGACACTGATATTCAATGCAAGCAAGATTCTCTCCATGCTCTCTATAATCTTTCCACTGTAACCTCCAACATTCCTTACCTCCTTTCATCCGGCATCGTTGGCGGCCTACAAATTCTTCTTGTGGACCAGGGCGATTGTAGTTGGATAGAAAAATGTATAGCTATTTTGATAAATTTGGCTTCTTCCCAAGATGGGATGGAGGAAATTTTATCGACTCCAGGAATTATAGGCGCATTGGCTTCAATATTGGACACAGGCGAGCTCCTAGAGCAAGAGCAAGCTGTCTCTTGCCTCCTGCTTCTATGCAATAGAAGTGAGAAATGTTGTGAGATGGTGCTACAAGAAGGTGTCATCCCTGCATTGGTTTCAATATCAGTGAATGGAAATCCAAGAGGGAGAGATAAAGCTCAGAAGCTCCTGATGCTGTTTCGAGAGCAGCGGCAACGAGACCATCCGCCAGTGCAAGCTGACGCACATCATTGCCCTCCTGAAACTAACGATTTGTCAATGCCGCCTTCTGAAATGAAGCCGCAATGCAAGTCAATGTCTAGAAGTAAGACAGGGAAAGCTTTTAGCTTTTTCTGGAAAAGCAAGAGCTTTTCTGTCTACCAGTGTTAA